TAATCAATGAATATAGATAAAGTATTAGATGCAAAAGGTTTAGCATGTCCAATGCCAATCGTAAAAACAAAAAAGGCAATGAATGAGTTAGAATCTGGTCAAATATTAGAGATTCATGTTACAGATAAAGGTGCAAAAAATGATTTAAATGCTTGGGCTAAGTCTGGTGGTCATGAGTTTTTAAAGCATGTAGAAGAGGATCAATACTTAAAATTTTGGATTAAAAAAGGATAAAAAAATTTAAAGAATTATATACCCATAGGGGTAGAGGGGGAACTACTGTGACAGAAAAGAAAAAAACAACGATCGTATTATTCAGTGGAGATTATGACAAAGCAATGGCCGCTTATATTATTGCGAATGGTGCAGCTGCTTATGATCATGAAGTAACAATTTTTCATACATTTTGGGGGTTAAATGCCCTTCGTAAAGATGAAACTATCCAAGTGAAGAAAAGTTTTATGGAAAAGATGTTTGGCAAAATGATGCCTAGAGGCGCAGAAAAAATGGGATTGTCTAAAATGAATTTTGCTGGCTTCGGCCCAAAAATGATCAAAGATGTTATGAAGAAGCACAATGCATTGCCTCTTTCAAATTTAATTGAAATGGCACAAGAACAAGATGTGAAACTAGTAGCATGTACGATGACAATGGATTTGCTCGGTCTTAAAGAAGAAGAACTATTAGACAAGATTGATTATGCAGGTGTTGCAGCATATCTAGCAGATGCAGAGAACGGAAATGTAAATCTATTCATCTAAGTTAATAGGGGAATACTCCCCTAAGTATGTATGTAGGGAGGAAATTCAATGGAATACATGAACTATATCGTTATGGCTCTTTTCGTATTTTTTATCCTGAACAGGATCATCCCTGCTAAAGGGGTAAGACATATCTCAACGGTTGAATTAAAGAATGAATTAAAAGATAAAAATAAGCAGTTTGTTGATGTGAGAACACCTGGTGAATTTTCTGGGAATCGCATTAAAGAATTTAAAAATATCCCTCTTCATGAACTCAGTCAAAAAGCCGAGAATGAATTATCTAAAGACAAAGAAGTTATTGTGATTTGTCAAAGTGGTATGCGAAGTCAAAAGGCTAGTAAAACGTTGAAAAAATTAGGATTCACCAATGTAACAAATGTAAAAGGCGGTATGAGTGCTTGGAGATAAAAGGAGGCTACTAAAATGAAACAATTTACGGCAAAAGAAGTAGAAATCATGTTAACTCAAGGTCAAAGTGTGAACATCATTGACGTGAGAGAAGTGGAAGAGGTGGAAGCTGGTAAGATTCCTGGTTCTATTCATATTCCATTAGGGTTATTGGAATTTCGTATGAATGAACTGGATAAGTCAAAAGAGTATATATTGGTTTGTCGATCAGGTGGTAGAAGTGGTCGTGCATATCAGTTCTTAGAAAACCAAGGATTTAATGTGACTAATATGACCGGTGGAATGCTTGACTGGGAAGGCGAGACAAACTAATTTTTTTATATAAAAATATACCCCATTGGGTAAAAGGAGAATTTTCTATATGAATTCATTAAGAACAGATTTATTTGTGGATGCAAAAGGGTTAGCATGTCCAATGCCAATAGTAAGAACAAAAAAAGCAATGAATGAAATCGAAGCGGGGCAGGTTTTAGAGGTTCAAGCTACAGATAAAGGATCAAAGGCTGATATCCAAGCATGGGCAAAAAGTTCTGGTCATCAATATCTTGGTACGCTGGAAGAAGGGGATGTTCTTAAACATTACCTACGTAAATCTTCAAATGACGATACGATAGAAAAAAAACATCCACATGTAACAAGTAATGAAGAACTAGAGAAAAAGCTAGAAGCAAGAGAAAACATTGTTGTGCTAGATGTAAGAGAATCAGCTGAACATGCATTTAACCATATTCCAAACGCAATCTCTATTCCGTTAGGTGAATTGGAAGACCGTGTAAGCGAATTGGATCAACATGATGAAATCTATGTTGTGTGTCGTACTGGAAGCCGCAGTGATCTCGCATCTCAAAAATTAGCTAGTAAAGGTTTCGTTAAGGTTAATAATGTAGTGCCTGGTATGAGTGAATGGTCTGGGGTTACTTCCACCTTAACTCAGTAATAATATTTTTTTGAAATTCAATATACCATAGGGGGTAATGTAGATGGCAGTTAAAGCGATGACTTCAAAAGAAGTAACAAAAAAGATTTTTAATAAAGAGGCATTATTTATTCTTGATGTTCGTAATGAAGGTGACTTTCAAGATTGGAAGATTGAAGGAGAAAACTTTAATTATCTAAACATTCCATATTTCGATTTACTAGATGGTGTTGAAGGAATTTTAGAAAGTTTACCTTCTGGTAAAGAAGTGGTAGTTGTGTGTGCGAAAGAAGGCTCTTCCGTTATGGTAGCAGAAATGCTTTCAGAAGAGGGGCTCGATGTTTCTTACTTAGAAGGCGGTATGAAGGCTTGGAGCGAACACTTAGAGCCAGTGAAAATTGGAAACCTAAAAGATGGCGGCGAAATCTATCAGTTTGTTCGTATTGGAAAAGGCTGTTTATCATATATGGTTGTTTCAGATGGAGAAGCGGCAATCATTGATGCAACTCGTATGACTTCTACCTATCTGAACTTTGCAAAAGAAATGAATGCAACAATTACTCATGTATTTGACACTCATCTTCATGCGGATCACATTTCAGGTGGTCGAGTCATTGCGGAGAATACTGGTGCAACATACTGGTTGCCACCAAAGGATGCAACAGAGGTAACTTTCAAATATAGTCCGCTAGAAGGTGGCAATACAATGACAATCGGAAACACAGCTATTGATATTCATGCAATATATTCACCAGGGCACACAATTGGCTCAACATCATTTGTTGTTGACTCATCATACTTGTTATCAGGAGATATTCTCTTTATTGATTCCATTGGAAGACCAGATTTAGCAGGGATGGCTGAAGATTGGGTAGCAGATTTAAGAGAGAGTTTATATTCACGCTATCGTGAACTCTCAGAGGAGTTAATTGTTTTACCAGCTCATTTTATGATCATTGATGAGTTAAATGAAGATGGAAGTGTATCAGAAAAATTAGGAACTTTATTTGCGGAAAATCATGGTTTAAACATTGAAGATGAAAATGAGTTTAGGAAGCTAGTAACAGAGAACTTACCGCCACAACCAAATGCATATCAAGAAATCCGT
This Metabacillus endolithicus DNA region includes the following protein-coding sequences:
- a CDS encoding sulfurtransferase TusA family protein, which gives rise to MNIDKVLDAKGLACPMPIVKTKKAMNELESGQILEIHVTDKGAKNDLNAWAKSGGHEFLKHVEEDQYLKFWIKKG
- a CDS encoding DsrE/DsrF/DrsH-like family protein — encoded protein: MTEKKKTTIVLFSGDYDKAMAAYIIANGAAAYDHEVTIFHTFWGLNALRKDETIQVKKSFMEKMFGKMMPRGAEKMGLSKMNFAGFGPKMIKDVMKKHNALPLSNLIEMAQEQDVKLVACTMTMDLLGLKEEELLDKIDYAGVAAYLADAENGNVNLFI
- a CDS encoding rhodanese-like domain-containing protein, whose product is MEYMNYIVMALFVFFILNRIIPAKGVRHISTVELKNELKDKNKQFVDVRTPGEFSGNRIKEFKNIPLHELSQKAENELSKDKEVIVICQSGMRSQKASKTLKKLGFTNVTNVKGGMSAWR
- a CDS encoding rhodanese-like domain-containing protein; this translates as MKQFTAKEVEIMLTQGQSVNIIDVREVEEVEAGKIPGSIHIPLGLLEFRMNELDKSKEYILVCRSGGRSGRAYQFLENQGFNVTNMTGGMLDWEGETN
- a CDS encoding sulfurtransferase TusA family protein: MNSLRTDLFVDAKGLACPMPIVRTKKAMNEIEAGQVLEVQATDKGSKADIQAWAKSSGHQYLGTLEEGDVLKHYLRKSSNDDTIEKKHPHVTSNEELEKKLEARENIVVLDVRESAEHAFNHIPNAISIPLGELEDRVSELDQHDEIYVVCRTGSRSDLASQKLASKGFVKVNNVVPGMSEWSGVTSTLTQ
- a CDS encoding MBL fold metallo-hydrolase → MAVKAMTSKEVTKKIFNKEALFILDVRNEGDFQDWKIEGENFNYLNIPYFDLLDGVEGILESLPSGKEVVVVCAKEGSSVMVAEMLSEEGLDVSYLEGGMKAWSEHLEPVKIGNLKDGGEIYQFVRIGKGCLSYMVVSDGEAAIIDATRMTSTYLNFAKEMNATITHVFDTHLHADHISGGRVIAENTGATYWLPPKDATEVTFKYSPLEGGNTMTIGNTAIDIHAIYSPGHTIGSTSFVVDSSYLLSGDILFIDSIGRPDLAGMAEDWVADLRESLYSRYRELSEELIVLPAHFMIIDELNEDGSVSEKLGTLFAENHGLNIEDENEFRKLVTENLPPQPNAYQEIRETNMGKITPDEEKQREMEIGPNRCAVR